Proteins co-encoded in one Pelobates fuscus isolate aPelFus1 chromosome 5, aPelFus1.pri, whole genome shotgun sequence genomic window:
- the ACAA2 gene encoding 3-ketoacyl-CoA thiolase, mitochondrial, whose protein sequence is MALLRGIFVVSAKRTPFGTYGGLLKDHTATDLGEIAAKAALAAGNVSPDIIDSVVFGNVAQTSTDAIYLARHVGLRTGIPISVPALLVNRLCGSGFQSIVNGCQEIALRESEIVMCGGTENMSQSPYAVRNIRFGTKLGADIKMEDTLWAGLTDSHIKTPMAITAETLGEKYNVTRQDCDNYSFQTQQRWKAAQDAGYFAEEMAPIELKSRKGPIKMDKDEHPRPQTTLEQMAKLPPVFKKDGMVTAGNASGICDGAGALIIASEDAVSKHKLTPLARIVAYHASGCDPKIMGFGPVPAITGALKNAGLSLKDMDLVEVNEAFAAQYLAVERALGLDPEKTNVNGGAIALGHPLAASGSRITAHLVHELRRRRGKYAVGSACIGGGQGIAIIIENAA, encoded by the exons GAATTTTTGTTGTTTCTGCCAAAAGAACACCATTTGGCACCTACGGTGGGCTGCTGAAAGACCATACAGCGACAGATTTAGGTGAAATTGCTGCTAAAGCCGCCCTTGCTGCTGGCAACGTGTCTCCGGACATCATTGATAGCGTTGTGTTTGGGAATGTTGCACAG ACTTCTACAGATGCAATTTACCTGGCCAGACACGTTGGTCTTCGGACAGGAATCCCAATCTCGGTCCCAGCGCTCCTTGTGAACAGACTTTGTGGGTCTGGCTTCCAATCCATTGTCAATGGCTGTCAG GAAATTGCCCTTCGAGAGTCTGAGATTGTTATGTGTGGTGGTACTGAGAACATGAGTCAGTCTCCATATGCAGTCCGAAATATCCGTTTTGGAACCAAACTTGGCGCTGATATCAAG ATGGAGGACACGTTGTGGGCTGGGCTTACGGACTCTCATATTAAGACCCCCATGGCCATTACAGCTGAGACTTTGGGTGAAAAATACAACGTAACAAGGCAAGACTGTGACAATTATTCCTTCCAGACCCAGCAAAGATGGAAAGCAG CCCAGGATGCTGGATACTTTGCTGAGGAAATGGCTCCCATTGAGCTAAAGTCAAGGAAAGGACCCATCAAAATGGACAAAGATGAGCACCCTAGGCCACAGACCACCTTAGAGCAGATGGCTAAACTCCCACCTGTGTTCAAGAAAGACGGCATGGTCACCGCTGGAAATGCCTCG GGAATATGCGATGGAGCTGGTGCTTTGATTATTGCCAGTGAAGATGCCGTATCAAAACACAAACTCACGCCACTGGCTCGAATTGTGGCCTATCATGCGTCTGGCTGTGACCCTAAGATTATGGGTTTCG GCCCGGTCCCAGCTATTACTGGCGCTCTGAAAAATGCAGGTCTGTCTTTGAAGGACATGGATCTCGTGGAG GTCAATGAGGCTTTTGCAGCACAGTATTTGGCAGTAGAGCGAGCACTTGGTCTTGACCCAGAGAAAACCAATGTAAATGGCGGTGCCATTGCCTTGGGCCACCCACTGGCTGCATCAGGATCCCGAATCACTGCTCATCTTGTCCATGAACTCAG ACGTCGTCGTGGTAAATACGCAGTGGGATCAGCCTGTATTGGTGGAGGCCAGGGAATTGCAATTATTATTGAGAATGCAGCCTAA